Proteins encoded by one window of Streptomyces sp. ALI-76-A:
- a CDS encoding phosphoglycerate kinase, with product MKTIDELLAEGVGGKRVFVRADLNVPLDGTTITDDGRIRAVVPTVKALAEAGARVVVASHLGRPKGTPDPAFSLGPAAARLGELLDASVAFATDTVGESARATVADLADGQVAVIENLRFNAGETSKDDAERGAFADRLAELADLYVGDGFGAVHRKHASVFDLPARLPHAAGHLIATEVAVLKKLTDDVERPYVVALGGSKVSDKLAVIDQLLGKADRLLIGGGMVFTFLRAKGYEVGASLLQEDQIPVVQEYIERAEKNGVELVLPVDVLTSTGFPDLKTKAPSDPRTVAADAIPADQLGLDIGPETRKLYASKLADAATVFWNGPMGVFEHPDYAEGTKAVAQALLDSPGFTVVGGGDSAAAVRILGFDENAFGHISTGGGASLEYLEGKTLPGLAALED from the coding sequence ATGAAGACGATCGACGAACTTCTCGCCGAAGGCGTGGGCGGCAAGCGGGTCTTCGTCCGCGCCGACCTGAACGTGCCGCTGGACGGCACCACGATCACCGACGACGGCCGTATCCGCGCCGTCGTGCCCACCGTCAAGGCCCTCGCCGAGGCGGGCGCCCGGGTGGTCGTCGCCTCGCACCTGGGCCGTCCCAAGGGCACCCCGGACCCCGCCTTCTCGCTCGGCCCGGCCGCCGCGCGGCTCGGTGAACTCCTCGACGCCTCCGTGGCGTTCGCGACCGACACGGTCGGCGAGTCCGCCCGCGCCACCGTCGCGGACCTCGCCGACGGCCAGGTCGCCGTCATCGAGAACCTGCGCTTCAACGCCGGCGAGACGTCCAAGGACGACGCCGAGCGCGGCGCCTTCGCCGACCGGCTGGCCGAGCTCGCCGACCTGTACGTGGGCGACGGCTTCGGCGCGGTGCATCGCAAGCACGCCTCGGTCTTCGACCTCCCGGCCCGCCTGCCGCACGCCGCCGGCCACCTCATCGCCACCGAGGTCGCCGTCCTGAAGAAGCTCACCGACGACGTCGAGCGGCCCTACGTCGTCGCCCTCGGCGGCTCCAAGGTCTCCGACAAGCTCGCCGTCATCGACCAGCTGCTCGGCAAGGCGGACCGCCTCCTCATCGGCGGCGGCATGGTGTTCACCTTCCTTAGGGCCAAGGGGTACGAGGTCGGCGCCTCCCTCCTCCAGGAGGACCAGATCCCGGTCGTCCAGGAGTACATCGAGCGGGCGGAGAAGAACGGCGTCGAGCTGGTCCTCCCCGTCGACGTGCTGACCTCCACCGGCTTCCCGGACCTGAAGACCAAGGCGCCGTCGGACCCCCGCACGGTCGCCGCGGACGCCATCCCCGCCGACCAGCTGGGCCTGGACATCGGTCCGGAGACCCGCAAGCTGTACGCCTCGAAGCTCGCCGACGCCGCCACCGTCTTCTGGAACGGCCCCATGGGCGTCTTCGAACACCCCGACTACGCCGAGGGCACCAAGGCGGTCGCCCAGGCCCTCCTCGACTCCCCGGGCTTCACCGTGGTCGGCGGTGGCGACTCCGCCGCGGCCGTCCGCATCCTGGGCTTCGACGAGAACGCATTCGGCCACATCTCGACCGGCGGCGGCGCCTCCCTCGAATACCTCGAGGGCAAGACGCTCCCCGGTCTCGCCGCACTGGAGGACTGA
- the gap gene encoding type I glyceraldehyde-3-phosphate dehydrogenase, with protein MTIRVGINGFGRIGRNYFRALLEQGADIEIVAVNDLGDTATTAHLLKYDTILGRLKAEVSHTADTITVDGKTIKVLSERNPADIPWGDLGVDIVIESTGIFTKKADAEKHITGGAKKVLISAPAKEEDITIVMGVNQDKYDPANHHVISNASCTTNCVAPMAKVLDENFGIVKGLMTTVHAYTNDQRILDFPHSDLRRARAAAENIIPTTTGAAKATALVLPQLKGKLDGIAMRVPVPTGSATDLVVTLQREVTKDEVNAAFKKAADDGDLKGYLTYTEDPIVSSDIVGDPASCTFDSSLTMVQEGNSVKILGWYDNEWGYSNRLVDLTVFVGNQL; from the coding sequence GTGACGATCCGCGTAGGCATCAACGGCTTTGGCCGCATCGGTCGTAACTACTTCCGCGCGCTGCTGGAGCAGGGTGCAGACATCGAGATCGTGGCTGTCAACGACCTGGGTGACACCGCGACCACCGCTCACCTGCTGAAGTACGACACCATCCTGGGCCGCCTCAAGGCCGAGGTGTCGCACACCGCCGACACGATCACCGTCGACGGCAAGACGATCAAGGTGCTCTCCGAGCGCAACCCCGCCGACATCCCGTGGGGCGACCTCGGTGTCGACATCGTGATCGAGTCGACCGGCATCTTCACCAAGAAGGCCGACGCCGAGAAGCACATCACCGGCGGCGCCAAGAAGGTCCTCATCTCGGCTCCGGCCAAGGAGGAGGACATCACGATCGTGATGGGCGTCAACCAGGACAAGTACGACCCGGCGAACCACCACGTCATCTCCAACGCCTCCTGCACCACCAACTGTGTAGCGCCGATGGCCAAGGTGCTCGACGAGAACTTCGGCATCGTCAAGGGCCTGATGACGACGGTCCACGCGTACACGAACGACCAGCGGATCCTGGACTTCCCGCACTCGGACCTGCGCCGCGCCCGCGCCGCCGCCGAGAACATCATCCCGACCACCACGGGTGCCGCCAAGGCCACCGCCCTGGTCCTGCCGCAGCTCAAGGGCAAGCTGGACGGCATCGCGATGCGCGTCCCGGTCCCGACCGGCTCGGCCACCGACCTGGTCGTGACGCTCCAGCGCGAGGTCACCAAGGACGAGGTCAACGCCGCGTTCAAGAAGGCCGCCGACGACGGCGACCTCAAGGGTTACCTGACCTACACCGAGGACCCGATCGTCTCCTCGGACATCGTCGGCGACCCGGCCTCCTGCACCTTCGACTCCTCCCTGACCATGGTCCAGGAGGGCAACTCGGTGAAGATCCTCGGCTGGTACGACAACGAGTGGGGCTACTCCAACCGCCTCGTCGACCTGACGGTCTTCGTCGGCAACCAGCTCTGA
- the secG gene encoding preprotein translocase subunit SecG — MGFSIALIVFSLLMMLLVLMHKGKGGGLSDMFGGGMQSSVGGSSVAERNLDRITVVVGLMWFACIVVLGLLMKVNN, encoded by the coding sequence ATGGGGTTCTCGATCGCCCTGATCGTCTTCAGCCTGCTGATGATGCTGCTGGTGCTGATGCACAAGGGGAAGGGCGGCGGCCTCTCCGACATGTTCGGTGGCGGCATGCAGTCGTCCGTCGGAGGCTCCTCGGTCGCCGAGCGCAACCTGGACCGCATCACCGTGGTGGTCGGTCTGATGTGGTTCGCGTGCATTGTGGTACTCGGGCTGCTGATGAAGGTGAACAACTGA
- the yvcK gene encoding uridine diphosphate-N-acetylglucosamine-binding protein YvcK — MTGRSPRLSRLRRVVPEGRASKPVEARGAKPRRRGAQPKVVALGGGMGLSASLAGLRRITGDLTAVVTVADDGGSSGRLRDELGVLPPGDLRKALAALCGDDDWGQTWARVIQHRFQSKGDLHEHAVGNLLIVALWEQLGDHVQALDLVGRLLGAHGRVLPMSAVPLELQALVRGHDPDRPEDVDTVRGQATVALTPGEVQSVHVVPHDPPAVPEAVEAVLDADWVVLGPGSWFSSVIPHLLVPELLDALTQTKARRVLSLNLAPQPGETEGFSPQRHLEVLGRHAPKLALDVVLADEAAVPDRDVLTEAAKRLGAAVELAPVARRDGTPRHDPELLAAAYDRIFRMHGRIGPWR, encoded by the coding sequence ATGACGGGACGTTCTCCGCGGCTGAGCAGGCTGCGCCGGGTCGTCCCCGAGGGACGGGCGAGCAAGCCCGTCGAGGCCCGCGGTGCCAAGCCGCGCCGCCGGGGCGCCCAGCCCAAGGTGGTCGCCCTCGGTGGGGGGATGGGCCTGTCCGCCTCGCTCGCCGGCCTGCGCCGGATCACCGGTGACCTCACCGCCGTCGTCACCGTGGCCGACGACGGCGGCTCCAGCGGGCGCCTGCGTGACGAACTGGGGGTGCTGCCGCCCGGTGACCTGCGCAAGGCGCTGGCCGCGCTGTGTGGCGACGACGACTGGGGGCAGACCTGGGCGCGAGTGATCCAGCACCGCTTCCAGTCCAAGGGTGACCTGCACGAACACGCGGTCGGCAACCTGCTGATCGTCGCCCTGTGGGAACAACTGGGCGACCACGTCCAGGCCCTCGACCTGGTGGGCAGGCTGCTGGGCGCGCACGGGCGCGTGCTGCCCATGTCCGCCGTCCCCCTGGAACTCCAGGCCCTGGTCCGGGGCCACGACCCGGACCGGCCCGAGGACGTCGACACCGTGCGCGGACAGGCGACCGTCGCCCTCACCCCCGGCGAGGTGCAGTCCGTGCACGTCGTGCCGCACGACCCGCCCGCGGTGCCGGAGGCGGTGGAGGCGGTCCTCGACGCGGACTGGGTGGTGCTCGGCCCGGGCTCCTGGTTCTCCTCGGTCATCCCGCACCTGCTCGTGCCCGAACTGCTGGACGCGCTGACGCAGACGAAGGCGCGCCGGGTACTCTCCCTGAACCTCGCTCCGCAGCCGGGAGAAACAGAGGGCTTCTCCCCGCAGCGTCATTTGGAGGTTTTGGGACGACACGCCCCTAAACTCGCCCTGGACGTGGTGCTGGCCGACGAGGCCGCCGTGCCCGACCGTGATGTGCTCACCGAGGCCGCCAAGCGGCTCGGCGCCGCGGTCGAGCTGGCCCCGGTCGCCCGGAGGGACGGAACTCCGCGGCATGACCCGGAGCTGTTGGCCGCCGCGTACGACCGTATTTTTCGGATGCATGGAAGGATCGGCCCATGGCGATGA
- a CDS encoding M14 family metallopeptidase — protein sequence MRRRARPILAVGALLLGGAGIAPLAQAAESTGSSDPNEVKVFRAEVTQQQVPLLLAAGQDGHELSEQVPEKGEATVEVYLTDQQADALEDQGVDLTEHTLSARAEARVEDAAEGVFRPYSGSGGLKEEIVRTGQENPGLTKVVSIGKTVNGQDILALKMTKGAKKSKDGSKPSVLYLSNQHAREWITPEMTRRLMHHYLDNYKTDKKIKKLVDSTELWFVLSANPDGYDYTFQDSDNRLWRKNLRDNNGDGAITTGDGVDLNRNFPYKWGYDDEGSSPNPTSQTYRGTAPGSEPETKALDAFEKRIGFTYGINYHSAAELLLYGVGWQVATDTPDDVLYEALAGTPENSAIPGYHPQVSSELYTTNGEADGHAANVNGTAMFTPEMSTCQTISDLYPDDRWNAADCQSVFNFPDDENLIQQEFEKNIPFALSVAESASHPDRPSSAVGLSAADFTPAPFTTSYSRGADQEVSVVVRKSVRDKELKYRVNGGRTLDQALRPWKGGETYGGEDNLYFDEYRAKVQDGVPGDKVEVWFTGETRSGKKVSSAHFTYTVAERPRADVLVVAEEGAAATQAQTYVDTLKAAGRKALVWDVATQGAPDALGVLSHFDTVAHYTGASVPGIATQLQLRAFLNEGGKLLEAGELAGGSVALADGTPTNDFSQYYLGAYSRTSTPGATAFTGSGELGGLTGALGPAAGNPLDRAGTYAVTSDELPVDRYPQFASAGAGQFAGTVNPYGPYAGSSMAAAVHTDDAYKRLTRTVDLTEVSAADRPTLRTQLLWDTEPGYDNVLVEAYTTGADDWTTLPEAGGATSTAVPAECSAGYYVGEHPQLAHYLTVAADGCAATGTTGAWNALTGASSGWQQVNFDLSAYAGKSVEVAISYVTDPGSGGHGVLADDASLVVGGSATETEGFETSLGAWSVAGPPPGSPAVLKDWARTGALFQTYGAVTTDDTVLLGFGLEHVATAADRTALVRKALAALDE from the coding sequence ATGAGACGAAGAGCGAGACCGATCCTCGCTGTTGGTGCGCTCCTGCTGGGCGGTGCGGGCATCGCACCCCTCGCACAGGCCGCGGAAAGCACCGGCTCGTCCGATCCGAACGAGGTCAAGGTCTTCCGTGCCGAGGTCACCCAGCAGCAGGTACCCCTGCTGCTGGCGGCCGGCCAGGACGGACACGAACTCAGTGAACAGGTGCCCGAGAAGGGCGAGGCCACCGTCGAGGTGTACCTCACCGACCAGCAGGCCGACGCACTGGAGGACCAGGGCGTCGACCTCACCGAGCACACGCTGTCCGCCAGGGCGGAGGCGCGCGTCGAGGACGCCGCCGAGGGCGTGTTCCGCCCGTACAGCGGAAGCGGCGGGCTGAAGGAGGAGATCGTCAGGACCGGTCAGGAGAACCCCGGCCTCACCAAGGTCGTCTCCATCGGCAAGACGGTCAACGGCCAGGACATCCTCGCCCTGAAGATGACCAAGGGCGCCAAGAAGTCCAAGGACGGCTCCAAGCCGTCCGTGCTGTACCTGTCCAACCAGCACGCGCGCGAGTGGATCACGCCGGAGATGACCCGCCGGCTGATGCACCACTACCTGGACAACTACAAGACGGACAAGAAGATCAAGAAGCTCGTCGACTCGACCGAGCTGTGGTTCGTGCTCTCGGCCAACCCCGACGGCTACGACTACACCTTCCAGGACTCCGACAACCGCCTGTGGCGCAAGAACCTGCGCGACAACAACGGCGACGGGGCCATCACCACCGGCGACGGCGTCGACCTCAACCGCAACTTCCCCTACAAGTGGGGCTACGACGACGAGGGTTCGTCCCCCAACCCCACCAGCCAGACCTACCGCGGCACCGCCCCCGGCTCCGAGCCCGAGACCAAGGCGCTGGACGCCTTCGAGAAGCGGATCGGGTTCACGTACGGCATCAACTACCACTCCGCCGCCGAACTCCTCCTCTACGGGGTCGGCTGGCAGGTGGCCACCGACACGCCGGACGACGTCCTCTACGAGGCACTGGCCGGCACCCCCGAGAACTCCGCGATCCCGGGCTACCACCCGCAGGTCTCCTCGGAGCTGTACACCACCAACGGCGAGGCCGACGGTCACGCGGCCAACGTCAACGGCACGGCGATGTTCACCCCCGAGATGTCGACCTGCCAGACGATCTCTGACCTCTACCCGGACGACCGGTGGAACGCGGCCGACTGCCAGTCGGTGTTCAACTTCCCGGACGACGAGAACCTGATCCAGCAGGAGTTCGAGAAGAACATCCCGTTCGCGCTCTCCGTCGCCGAGTCCGCCTCCCACCCCGACCGGCCGTCCTCGGCGGTCGGCCTGAGCGCCGCCGACTTCACCCCGGCCCCGTTCACGACGTCCTACTCACGCGGCGCCGACCAGGAGGTCTCCGTCGTCGTACGGAAGTCGGTGCGCGACAAGGAGCTCAAGTACCGCGTCAACGGCGGACGCACGCTGGACCAGGCGCTGCGGCCCTGGAAGGGCGGCGAGACCTACGGCGGTGAGGACAACCTCTACTTCGACGAGTACCGGGCCAAGGTCCAGGACGGCGTCCCGGGCGACAAGGTCGAGGTGTGGTTCACCGGTGAGACCAGGAGCGGCAAGAAGGTCTCCAGCGCGCACTTCACCTACACCGTGGCCGAACGGCCCCGCGCGGACGTTCTCGTCGTCGCCGAGGAGGGCGCGGCCGCCACACAGGCGCAGACCTACGTCGACACACTGAAGGCGGCCGGCCGCAAGGCGCTCGTGTGGGACGTCGCCACCCAGGGCGCGCCGGACGCGCTCGGCGTGCTGAGCCACTTCGACACCGTCGCCCACTACACGGGCGCGAGCGTCCCCGGCATCGCCACCCAGCTCCAGCTGCGCGCCTTCCTCAACGAGGGCGGCAAGCTGCTGGAGGCGGGCGAGCTGGCGGGCGGCAGCGTCGCCCTCGCCGACGGCACCCCGACGAACGACTTCAGCCAGTACTACCTGGGCGCCTACTCGCGGACGTCGACACCCGGGGCCACCGCCTTCACCGGCTCCGGCGAACTCGGCGGCCTCACCGGCGCCCTCGGCCCCGCCGCCGGCAACCCGCTGGACCGGGCCGGCACGTACGCCGTGACCTCCGACGAACTGCCCGTCGACAGGTACCCCCAGTTCGCCAGCGCGGGCGCGGGCCAGTTCGCCGGGACCGTCAACCCGTACGGGCCCTACGCGGGCTCCTCCATGGCGGCCGCCGTGCACACCGACGACGCCTACAAGCGGCTGACCCGGACCGTGGACCTCACCGAGGTGAGCGCCGCCGACCGGCCCACGCTGCGCACCCAGCTGCTGTGGGACACCGAGCCCGGCTACGACAACGTGCTCGTCGAGGCGTACACCACCGGCGCCGACGACTGGACCACGCTTCCCGAGGCGGGCGGCGCGACCAGTACCGCCGTGCCGGCGGAGTGCTCGGCCGGGTACTACGTGGGCGAGCACCCGCAGCTCGCGCACTACCTGACCGTGGCCGCCGACGGCTGCGCCGCGACCGGCACCACCGGCGCGTGGAACGCCCTCACCGGCGCCTCCAGCGGCTGGCAGCAGGTGAACTTCGACCTGAGCGCGTACGCCGGCAAGTCGGTCGAGGTCGCGATCAGCTACGTCACCGACCCGGGCAGCGGCGGGCACGGCGTGCTCGCGGACGACGCCTCCCTGGTCGTCGGCGGCAGCGCCACCGAGACCGAGGGCTTCGAGACCTCGCTCGGCGCCTGGAGCGTGGCCGGACCGCCCCCGGGCAGCCCGGCCGTCCTCAAGGACTGGGCGCGTACCGGGGCGCTGTTCCAGACCTACGGTGCGGTCACCACGGACGACACCGTGCTCCTCGGCTTCGGTCTGGAGCACGTCGCCACGGCCGCCGACCGGACGGCTCTGGTGAGGAAGGCCCTCGCGGCGCTCGACGAGTGA
- a CDS encoding RNA polymerase-binding protein RbpA, translating into MASGNAIRGSRVGAGPMGEAERGESAPRLRISFWCSNGHETQPSFASDAQVPDTWDCPRCGFPAGQDRDNPPAPPRTEPYKTHLAYVRERRSDADGEAILAEALAKLRGEI; encoded by the coding sequence GTGGCAAGTGGCAACGCGATCCGAGGAAGCCGGGTCGGGGCGGGGCCGATGGGCGAGGCCGAGCGGGGCGAGTCCGCGCCCCGGCTGCGCATCTCCTTCTGGTGCTCCAACGGGCATGAGACGCAGCCCAGCTTCGCCAGCGACGCGCAGGTTCCCGACACCTGGGACTGCCCGCGCTGCGGCTTTCCGGCGGGGCAGGACCGGGACAACCCCCCGGCCCCGCCGCGCACCGAGCCCTACAAGACGCACCTCGCCTACGTGCGGGAGCGGCGCAGTGACGCGGACGGCGAGGCGATCCTCGCCGAGGCGCTCGCCAAACTGCGAGGCGAGATCTAG
- the whiA gene encoding DNA-binding protein WhiA yields the protein MAMTAAVKDEISRLPVTRTCCRKAEVSAILRFAGGLHLVSGRIVIEAELDTAMAARRLKRDILEIFGHSSELIVMAPGGLRRGSRYVVRVVAGGDQLARQTGLVDGRGRPIRGLPPQVVSGATCDAEAAWRGAFLAHGSLTEPGRSSSLEVTCPGPEAALALVGAARRLSIAAKAREVRGVDRVVVRDGDAIGALLTRLGAHESVLAWEERRMRREVRATANRLANFDDANLRRSARAAVAAGARVQRALEILGDDVPEHLAAAGRLRMDHKQASLEELGALADPPLTKDAVAGRIRRLLAMADKRASDLGIPGTDANLSEEFADNLVG from the coding sequence ATGGCGATGACGGCAGCGGTGAAGGACGAGATCTCCCGGCTCCCCGTCACCCGTACCTGCTGCAGGAAGGCGGAGGTCTCCGCCATTCTGCGGTTCGCCGGCGGCCTCCACCTGGTGAGCGGGCGCATCGTGATCGAGGCGGAGCTGGACACCGCGATGGCGGCCCGCCGCCTCAAGCGGGACATCCTGGAGATCTTCGGCCACAGTTCCGAACTGATCGTGATGGCGCCCGGCGGACTGCGCCGCGGCTCGCGCTACGTCGTCCGGGTCGTCGCCGGCGGTGACCAGCTGGCCCGGCAGACCGGCCTGGTCGACGGCCGGGGCCGCCCGATCCGGGGGCTCCCCCCGCAGGTGGTCTCGGGGGCCACCTGCGACGCGGAGGCCGCCTGGAGAGGCGCCTTCCTCGCGCACGGCTCGCTCACCGAGCCGGGCCGCTCCTCCTCCCTGGAGGTGACCTGCCCGGGTCCGGAGGCCGCGCTCGCGCTGGTCGGCGCCGCCCGCCGGCTGTCGATCGCGGCGAAGGCCCGAGAGGTGCGCGGCGTGGACCGGGTCGTCGTCCGTGACGGTGACGCGATCGGCGCGCTGCTCACCCGGCTCGGCGCCCACGAGTCGGTGCTGGCCTGGGAGGAGCGCCGCATGCGCCGCGAGGTGCGGGCCACGGCGAACCGGCTCGCCAACTTCGACGACGCCAACCTGCGCCGCTCCGCGCGCGCGGCCGTCGCCGCCGGTGCCCGGGTCCAGCGCGCCCTGGAGATCCTCGGGGACGACGTCCCCGAGCACCTCGCCGCCGCCGGGCGGCTGCGCATGGACCACAAGCAGGCCTCCCTGGAGGAGCTGGGCGCGCTCGCCGACCCGCCGCTGACCAAGGACGCCGTGGCCGGGCGTATCCGCCGCCTGCTGGCGATGGCCGACAAGCGCGCCTCCGACCTGGGCATCCCGGGCACGGACGCCAACCTCAGCGAGGAGTTCGCCGACAATCTCGTGGGCTGA
- the rapZ gene encoding RNase adapter RapZ, with amino-acid sequence MTEHEAQPTADRDHTHQDTGEDPAREPTRQEDGAQVSTGSETAGAPEAAIPELVIISGMSGAGRSTAAKCLEDLGWFVVDNLPPALIPTMVELGARSQGNVARIAVVVDVRGRRFFDNLRESLADLDSKQVTRRVVFLESSDEALVRRFESVRRPHPLQGDGRIVDGIAAERELLRELRGDADLVIDTSSLNVHELRAKMDAQFAGEEEPELRATVMSFGFKYGLPVDADLVADMRFLPNPHWVPELRPFTGLNEEVSAYIFNQPGAKEFLDRYAELLRLIAAGYRREGKRYVTIAIGCTGGKHRSVATSEKLAARLAAEGVETVVVHRDMGRE; translated from the coding sequence ATGACCGAGCACGAAGCACAGCCCACAGCGGATCGAGATCACACGCACCAGGACACCGGCGAGGATCCCGCACGGGAACCGACCCGCCAGGAAGACGGAGCACAAGTGAGTACGGGCAGCGAAACAGCCGGGGCCCCCGAAGCGGCCATCCCCGAGCTTGTGATCATCTCCGGCATGTCCGGGGCCGGCCGCTCGACGGCCGCGAAGTGCCTGGAGGACCTCGGCTGGTTCGTCGTCGACAACCTTCCGCCCGCGCTGATCCCCACCATGGTGGAGCTCGGCGCCCGCTCCCAGGGCAACGTGGCGCGCATCGCGGTCGTCGTCGACGTCCGTGGCCGCCGGTTCTTCGACAACCTCCGGGAGTCCCTCGCCGACCTCGACAGCAAGCAGGTCACCCGGCGGGTCGTCTTCCTGGAGTCCTCCGACGAGGCCCTCGTGCGCCGCTTCGAGTCGGTGCGCCGCCCGCACCCCCTCCAGGGTGACGGACGGATCGTCGACGGCATCGCGGCGGAGCGGGAACTGCTGCGTGAGCTGCGCGGCGACGCCGACCTGGTGATCGACACCTCCAGCCTCAACGTGCACGAGCTGCGCGCCAAGATGGACGCCCAGTTCGCCGGCGAGGAGGAGCCCGAGCTGCGGGCCACCGTGATGTCCTTCGGCTTCAAGTACGGCCTCCCCGTCGACGCCGACCTGGTCGCCGACATGCGGTTCCTGCCCAACCCGCACTGGGTCCCGGAGCTGCGCCCCTTCACCGGCCTCAACGAGGAGGTGTCCGCGTACATCTTCAACCAGCCCGGCGCCAAGGAGTTCCTGGACCGGTACGCCGAGCTGCTGCGGCTCATCGCCGCCGGCTACCGGCGGGAGGGCAAGCGGTACGTGACGATCGCCATCGGCTGCACGGGCGGCAAGCACCGCTCGGTGGCCACGTCGGAGAAGCTCGCCGCGCGCCTCGCGGCCGAGGGCGTGGAGACGGTGGTCGTCCACCGGGACATGGGACGGGAATGA
- the tpiA gene encoding triose-phosphate isomerase has translation MSTRTPLMAGNWKMNLNHLEAIAHVQKLAFALADKDYDAVEVAVLPPFTDLRSVQTLVDGDKLKIKYGAQDISAHDGGAYTGEISGAMLAKLKCTYVAVGHSERRQYHNETDELVNAKVKAAYKHGLTPILCVGEELDVREAGNHVAHTLAQVEGGLKDLPAEQAETVVIAYEPVWAIGTGKVCGAEDAQEVCAAIRGKVAELYTQELADRVRIQYGGSVKSGNVAEIMAQADIDGALVGGASLDADEFVKIARFRDQ, from the coding sequence ATGAGTACGCGCACGCCGCTGATGGCGGGCAACTGGAAGATGAACCTCAACCACCTCGAGGCCATCGCCCACGTCCAGAAGCTCGCCTTCGCCCTGGCCGACAAGGACTACGACGCCGTGGAGGTCGCCGTCCTGCCGCCCTTCACCGACCTGCGCTCCGTGCAGACCCTGGTCGACGGCGACAAGCTCAAGATCAAGTACGGCGCCCAGGACATCTCCGCGCACGACGGCGGCGCCTACACCGGCGAGATCTCCGGTGCCATGCTGGCCAAGCTGAAGTGCACGTACGTGGCCGTCGGCCACTCCGAGCGCCGCCAGTACCACAACGAGACCGACGAGCTGGTGAACGCCAAGGTCAAGGCCGCCTACAAGCACGGTCTGACCCCGATCCTGTGCGTCGGCGAGGAGCTGGACGTCCGCGAGGCGGGCAACCACGTCGCCCACACCCTCGCCCAGGTCGAAGGCGGCCTCAAGGACCTCCCGGCCGAGCAGGCCGAGACCGTCGTGATCGCCTACGAGCCCGTGTGGGCCATCGGCACCGGCAAGGTCTGCGGCGCCGAGGACGCCCAGGAGGTCTGCGCGGCGATCCGCGGCAAGGTCGCCGAGCTGTACACGCAGGAGCTGGCCGACCGGGTCCGCATCCAATACGGCGGCTCCGTGAAGTCCGGCAACGTCGCCGAGATCATGGCGCAGGCCGACATCGACGGCGCCCTGGTCGGCGGCGCTTCCCTGGACGCCGACGAGTTCGTCAAGATCGCGCGGTTCCGCGACCAGTGA